The genomic region CATTCTACAGAGTTTTTATTCTCAAGTTTGCCGACAAGATCAACCAGTTGAAGCTCGTGGACTTAGCATTGAAAGCAGCAACAGAGTGTGAAGGTGAGATTTAAATGCAACATGCTCCGAAGCCGGCGGATTACTGACCGATGGTTTTTGAACGACATAGAAGACGAGCAGcgcctttctttcctccaaTCAGTCGCCAACAAGGTTGACAACGAGAACTCCCAGGATGCTTATGTCTATGCCTTGGTTGCTGTCGCCCAAGCAAAGCTGGACTTGGAGGAGCTAGATGCTGCGCGAAAGGACCTGGATACAGCCGAGCGGATATTGGATTCTTTCGACTCTGTAGAGAATGTGGTTCATGCTGCTTTCTATGATGCAAATGCCATCTACTACCAGGTACGTTTTTCATCTCAGACTTTGGATATCTGGTGAACCTCGCTGACCCCTCCCTCAGCGCAAGATGGACTTCTCCAACTACTACCGCACTGCTCTCCTCTACCTTGCCTGCATTGACCTCAACGCAATGACTCCTGAGGAGCGACACAAGAGAGCATACCACCTCAGCATTGCTGCCCTTGTTTCAACAAGCATCTACAACTTCGGAGAGCTCCTGCTCCACCCCATCCTTGACGTCCTCGCTAAGAGCGAGCATGCTTGGATGCGTGATCTGCTATTTGCTTTTAACCGTGGAGATCTTGACGCTTATGACCAGCTTTCTGATCGTGTCGAGTCCAAcaaacttctcaagaacaacGCCACGCATCTTCGACAAAAGATCTACCTTTCCGCATTGACTGAGGCTGTCTTCCGCCGTCCTCCCCACGACCGCACCCTCACGTTTGTCACCATCGCTCAGGAGACCAAGGTTCGACCCGAAGAGATcgagcatctcatcatgaaggCTCTTAGCCTAGGTCTGTTGCGGGGAACTATTGACCAAGTTGACGGCGTCGCTCAAATTACCTGGGTTCAGCCCAAGGTGCTCGACATGAAACAAATCGCTGCAATGCGCCAGCGGCTGCTTGACTGGGACTCAAGCGTCAACCAACTTGGCAACTGGATCGAGTCGGCTGGCAAGGATGTGTGGGCTGCGTAGACGAGGTCTCGGCCGGAGTACGGTCTAGGGAACGTATGGCAATCAAACGAACAAATGTACAGTATAGACGAATAGAAACTTTGCTGTGggcagatgatgatcttttgcCCAAGTCAAGACTATTAATTCTAAATTTTGCCTACTCTATGTGTCCTTGTTTGTTACTAAAAAACAGAACCACCATTCTGGCGGCGCAATGCATGCTTTGCTCCCTATCTTACAATCCGAACCCCTGATTTTCCTCAAGCAGTAACCTCTCCGAAGACATTGACCATGCCTACAAGCCAGGCTGGCCACCAAAGGCACCATACTACAACGGGTGTGTACATGCCCCAGACGTTCCAGCCGAAGCTAGCCTCCTTCAGCAAGTCCGCAATACTAATGTCCCAGATTTGGGCCGCAGCGTACAAAACTGTAGGTGGTGACACGACATTGAGGAGACCTGCTAGAGACCAGCGAAGCCCCAGGCTTTTGACCGGCTGGACAAAGCTGAGTGGGCTTGAGAGTACGCCGATGAGAAAAGCAAGAGAGAAGTTGAGAGTTGCAAGAGTAGAAAGACACATgccaagaacgagaagagagaaagactTTGTGAGTTGGAAGTGCTGCATCGTGGGCTTGGTGCCAAGTGTTAGGAGACGAGAGATCGCGAAGGGTAGAATGGCCGAGATGGCGGAGAATGCAGCAAAGGCGGGCGAGAGTAACTAGAGGTAATCAGTATAAGGCcggaagatgatgatattggGTGGCACTTACGCCAGCGGGAAGGTGGTTGAATATGTACAGAGGTACAGCTGCGAGACCCTGGCagacagcaacaacaccGAGCGGAACAAACAGATCCCGTCCAGCTTGTGTTGTTTCAAGAGATGCGGTAGATGTCTTCTCCTTGGGTTTCTGCGTCGCTGGTGATTGACCGCTCTTGACCCAGAGAGAGATAGCCATGATGGTAAAGTTGGCAGCAATCAACATAGCACTGGGAAGATAAGTACCGATACTAACGAAGCGATCGGTCTGCATCagaagataaaagaagaaactcTGGTGCAGATGCTCAAGCAAATTATTCAGACTTCGGAATGACCCCTCAACCAGGCGTCCCAtggccatctcatcatgccaTCCTTCGCCGTAGGGCTGAAGTGTCACGGCATCAACGTGATATGGGATGAAGCTGCTGTGAGCACCAGCTGCATACCCGAGACCTTGGTTGAGCATGCCACGCAACATAGTTTGTAAACGATCAGGGTAGGTACCCTTGTGCTCTGTCATCTTCTGAATAGAAGTACCGATACCCATCTGGCCACCAGCAATGTTGACGATTGAGTTGATAAGATCAAGATTAGGAAGCTGGCCATTAGGGCCATCATAAATCACATGAACAGACTTGAAGCTCTGTTCTTGGGGGTAGTCGATAGCAAGGGCACCCTGAAGAGCACCGGACTTGAGAGGTAAAGGAGCCACAAGATCAGGGTTATGAGCATCATGGTATGCGTCAACCCAAGCCTGCGTGCCTGTCTTGCTATCGGGAGGAACTACAAGAATGATGTCCTTAGACCAGAGTGACCAGCCTATACTTGTCAGCATCTATCGCTTGGTTTAAGTTTCAGGGGTACATACGTTTAAAGTAACGGACCAAAGTCAATGCCAGAGATACGCCGTTGCGGTTGAGCTGCTCCTCAACGTTCTTCCATGCAGCTACCAATACAATTGCCTCGGTGGCATCACCACGGGGAGCTTGCAGGATTGCGTAGAGGTTCTGTCCTGAGTACTCATGGCCAGCTGAGTGGTAGGTGTAATTTTGACGCCCAACCTTTAATCCAACACCCGTGAGAATCTTGCCGAGCCTGTCGTTGATCCTGTAACCAGCCCAAGTTAGTGACTGCTCTACTTCCCCAGATCCACATCAAGACGCACTCATAGTTGTTCTTGTCGACTACATCGTCAACCTCATGTCGGTAGGCGCGGAAGATGTTTTGTTCGCTTCCTCCAAAATATGTATGCACTTGACCTGGCAACAGGGCATTCTCTGAGATGTACGTCCGACGCGAGTATTCGTTTAATGGCAGAAGAAAGAGCCAGATTACACCGATCGCGATGCAGATGAAGGACAAGTAAGGGGGGAGTTTTAGAATACGAGGATCGCGACGTAGCGACAGCGCTGAAGCTATAGAACATATTAGCCGATGGTCAGAATATGGGATGAGAGAGGCGATTGCATACAAAGTAGTCGCGACATCGTTTAGCCAATGTCTTTGTGGTCAAAGACTTGGTCTCTCGATGCTtgagttgaggttgaagttaTCGTTGGCTTAGCCTCTTGGAAGCAAAGAGATTCAATCATTAAAGAGGGTACGTACCGTCATGACAGCTTTCCATTAAATGGAAGCTCCCCGGCTTCAGGGGGATAGATTGCGGGCCGCCAGCAGTGAATGCGGGGCAGTCTATGCGGCTACCGGGGGTTCATGTCGATCGAGAGCTACAGCATTAAATAGTTGTTGAGATTAGAACCAGGCTTAacactaggtaggtagtgctTCAATATATAGTGTTCAGGCATGGATTGTCTCTACTGTAGGGATGCAGTATTATAATGGAATCAAGAACTCACTACAAGAGTACCTAGACACATCCAGACTGTAGCAGACACGTCAAAGCAACGACAACGGATGaaccatcatgacaactgAAACAATCTTCGTCCTCTACCTTTATTGTCGATTCATccattataataatacctgAAAGAGTTCATAGCGGAAAGGATCATGACCAGCTAGATGAACCCGTCCGGACGTCCATTCATTCCTTTGCTTTTAATCGCTACGCCAATCCCTAACGCGAGAGACTCCACGAAAAATGAAATGCCCCCTTTCTATAGTACAATTCGAAAAAAAAGAGCGTGCAACAAGCACTTCCGTAGCATTACAGTTACACAAAATTACACGCGCACCATGTACGCTCGTTCAAGGTCCGAGACGCTGGGTTGTACCAACCAGCTCCGTCGCTGCGCTGCCACTGGGACCAGGGCGGTTGGTTGTGGGCAAAACACCAAATCGGCCATATGTTGTCTTGTCGATGCTAACATAGTGAGGGAGAATCTTGAGCAAGTTGAGTCGATTCTCGACCCATCGAAGACCCCATTCAGGGGGGGCGAGCAGCTTGGCATATCCAAAGCCAGCTATTCTAGCTATTAGTTTCCTGTCGACCACGACAGGGACTGTGAGACTTACCGACGTATCCAATTGCAATTCCACATAGGTGGCCAAGAAGACTAGTACCAGGTACCAATGCCCTCACAACCATACACATGATTAAGGGGGTTGTCCACGTTGGGATATGGACAGTACCGACAACGAAATGAGGGTTGGTTTTGTACGTTTGAATAGACTCCATCGCCAGTAGAGTGAATACCCACATGCTAGAACAAATATTAGTCCAAGTTCCTGTCTAACAATTTCCTCGTCGCCGTACCTCGCCCCCAGAACGCCATGGTTTACGTGGAATACATATCGCTCGATCAGAACGTACATGACAGCCGGTATCGATGTCAAGGCTAGATAAAAAAACAAGTCAACTCATAGTCCTTTAGCATATCTGAGGCTTCTTACGTCCAAAGAACAAAGCAAGGGATGTTAAGGTGCCATGTTCGTTCTCGAATCGCTCCATGAGAGGAGTAAGCGCCGCGAGGTTAAGGATGGCATGGATAATGTTAAGATGTATTAACGGGAACGTCGACAACCGATATGCTTTGAACAAGTCTAGTTAGCAAATGCGCAATGATTCAATATCGCTTGGTAGTACCATTTGTAATGCTAATCTCTTCAGGGATGAGGGCGCCCCATTCTCGTAGGTTCCATACTGATTGTAGCGATGCGATCGCGAGAGCAATAATAGCGACAATGATAAGTCGTGTGAATAGCGGCAGCCTTGTCAGATATGATCGGGCTCGTAAAGCGTTGAAGTTCTGGAGACGGGGTCGCATGTCTAATAGATTCCAGGGCTCGGAGCAGCCGGATGATCACCGTTTTAAAGGAATGAAAGGACCGACGACACGAAGAGGATAATAAGATAGAAGCAAGAGAACTAATACGAGTTTCTTGACAACAAGAAAAAGGCCAGTTGAAATCGCAAATCACTTCCACGCCCTTAGAAACAGTCGCAGGACGATGGCAAGTCAAACTGGACAACGGACCCTTGACCCTTAGGTCGAGGTGTGGCTATTGACTTGTCTCAGCACGTGATCAGTGCACGGCCACAATTGATATGAAAGGTGGGCGGTGTACTTGTGTTTGGGACGTAGTTATCATGGGGTGCTCAAAATGTTCGAGGATCCATGGGCACTGAGGAGATACGTAGGTAGGCAGGCAAGTAGGCAGGCAGGAGTAGAAAATTAGGAGCCTGAGGAGACGTTCACACCATTACTCGGGCTTCATATCTCAACAGGCTGGCACGATAGATCCATACCAGGTATCACCGTGACACAACATCAATGAAGCAGATGCATTACTAAAAAACAAGAGGTTTTGAACGGTTAGAATTTTGTTACAACTAATGAAAGCATGGCTATTCCTTTGCTACAAATATGTAAAAGACATGGGCGCTCAACATTTTAGACATATACCGTCCGTTGAAAAGCCCCTCTACTGTCTGCCCTCGAAACCCAATCGAGAACATCAGGATGTACGCCGTATGTGACCCAAAATATCAATTTGCTCTTCTTTACTTTACGTCATTCCTTCTTTAGTTCTTGGTGGCCTTGGCCATGGTGTTCAAGGCAGAGCCGTTCTTGAACCACTCGATCTGGGCCTCGTTGAAGGTATGGGACAGAGGGATCTCGAACGATGGGCTGCCGTCGGCGGGGTGGACAACAAGGGGAAGGGGCTTGCCAACAGCGAGCTGAGTGCAGAGGACATCGACCTTGTCATCGGGTCGGATCTTGTCGTAATCGGCAGGATCGGTGAAGGTAAGAGGAAGCATACCCTGTTTCTTCAGGTTGGTCTCGTGGATACGGGCGAAAGATCGGGTAATGATGGCAAGACCGCCAAGGTGACGGGGCTCAAGAGCGGCGTGCTCTCGGGAAGAACC from Fusarium fujikuroi IMI 58289 draft genome, chromosome FFUJ_chr04 harbors:
- a CDS encoding related to 26S proteasome regulatory particle chain RPN9 — encoded protein: MSNETISDFLAEQRDEAPEELQPLVLDFENFWERKLWHQLTDALVEFFSHPESAPQRLPFYRVFILKFADKINQLKLVDLALKAATECEEDEQRLSFLQSVANKVDNENSQDAYVYALVAVAQAKLDLEELDAARKDLDTAERILDSFDSVENVVHAAFYDANAIYYQRKMDFSNYYRTALLYLACIDLNAMTPEERHKRAYHLSIAALVSTSIYNFGELLLHPILDVLAKSEHAWMRDLLFAFNRGDLDAYDQLSDRVESNKLLKNNATHLRQKIYLSALTEAVFRRPPHDRTLTFVTIAQETKVRPEEIEHLIMKALSLGLLRGTIDQVDGVAQITWVQPKVLDMKQIAAMRQRLLDWDSSVNQLGNWIESAGKDVWAA
- a CDS encoding related to GPI-anchor transamidase GAA1, which encodes MSRLLSSALSLRRDPRILKLPPYLSFICIAIGVIWLFLLPLNEYSRRTYISENALLPGQVHTYFGGSEQNIFRAYRHEVDDVVDKNNYEINDRLGKILTGVGLKVGRQNYTYHSAGHEYSGQNLYAILQAPRGDATEAIVLVAAWKNVEEQLNRNGVSLALTLVRYFKRWSLWSKDIILVVPPDSKTGTQAWVDAYHDAHNPDLVAPLPLKSGALQGALAIDYPQEQSFKSVHVIYDGPNGQLPNLDLINSIVNIAGGQMGIGTSIQKMTEHKGTYPDRLQTMLRGMLNQGLGYAAGAHSSFIPYHVDAVTLQPYGEGWHDEMAMGRLVEGSFRSLNNLLEHLHQSFFFYLLMQTDRFVSIGTYLPSAMLIAANFTIMAISLWVKSGQSPATQKPKEKTSTASLETTQAGRDLFVPLGVVAVCQGLAAVPLYIFNHLPAGLLSPAFAAFSAISAILPFAISRLLTLGTKPTMQHFQLTKSFSLLVLGMCLSTLATLNFSLAFLIGVLSSPLSFVQPVKSLGLRWSLAGLLNVVSPPTVLYAAAQIWDISIADLLKEASFGWNVWGMYTPVVVWCLWWPAWLVGMVNVFGEVTA
- a CDS encoding proteinase-activated receptor 2-like protein produces the protein MRPRLQNFNALRARSYLTRLPLFTRLIIVAIIALAIASLQSVWNLREWGALIPEEISITNAYRLSTFPLIHLNIIHAILNLAALTPLMERFENEHGTLTSLALFFGPLTSIPAVMYVLIERYVFHVNHGVLGASMWVFTLLAMESIQTYKTNPHFVVGTVHIPTWTTPLIMCMVVRALVPGTSLLGHLCGIAIGYVAGFGYAKLLAPPEWGLRWVENRLNLLKILPHYVSIDKTTYGRFGVLPTTNRPGPSGSAATELVGTTQRLGP